In Haloterrigena turkmenica DSM 5511, a single genomic region encodes these proteins:
- a CDS encoding metal-dependent hydrolase, whose protein sequence is MPDVFTHVLVGYSLGTLLSFRYEWLRPAHVTLVMGGALSPDLMKIRIVAPDGFVAWVLGVPFSWSPLHTLVGSALVIWLGSLFVAPDQRNRALVLLAVGALSHHALDVLLLTPTGDAYAVFWPLLDYRPPSGDLYLSSDRWPAVLAGLCALCVWLVDRRRDADSTTLECAR, encoded by the coding sequence GTGCCTGACGTCTTCACGCACGTTCTCGTCGGCTACAGTCTCGGCACACTGCTCTCATTTAGATACGAGTGGTTGCGACCGGCACACGTCACGCTCGTCATGGGTGGTGCGCTCTCGCCGGATCTCATGAAAATTCGGATCGTGGCTCCGGACGGGTTCGTCGCCTGGGTGCTCGGCGTTCCGTTCTCCTGGAGTCCGTTGCACACCCTCGTCGGCTCCGCGCTCGTAATTTGGCTCGGCAGTCTCTTCGTGGCACCAGACCAACGTAACCGCGCGCTCGTGTTACTCGCGGTCGGCGCCCTCTCACATCACGCTCTCGACGTTCTGCTGTTGACACCAACGGGAGACGCCTATGCTGTCTTCTGGCCGCTCCTCGACTATCGGCCGCCTTCGGGTGATCTCTACCTGAGCAGCGACCGCTGGCCTGCGGTCCTCGCCGGGTTGTGTGCGCTTTGCGTCTGGCTCGTCGACCGCCGGCGCGACGCGGACTCGACAACGCTCGAGTGCGCACGGTAG
- a CDS encoding ribbon-helix-helix domain-containing protein, with the protein MFLDGDQMRETNRETDSDLQETRKITVRVPRALIESADAAAEQQGQTRSEFVREGIQLAIELETMDDAFAEILSRAVHSSSETTQPDTDSTADTDVEFLKERIRTLESLLEDSIEKL; encoded by the coding sequence ATGTTCTTGGATGGCGATCAGATGCGCGAGACGAACCGGGAAACCGATTCTGATCTCCAAGAGACGCGAAAAATCACGGTTCGCGTTCCTCGCGCACTTATCGAGAGTGCTGACGCTGCCGCCGAACAGCAGGGGCAGACCCGAAGCGAGTTCGTCCGCGAGGGCATCCAACTGGCCATCGAACTGGAAACGATGGATGACGCGTTTGCTGAAATTCTCTCTCGAGCAGTGCACTCGTCGAGCGAGACGACACAGCCGGACACGGATTCGACAGCGGACACTGACGTTGAATTTCTCAAAGAGCGCATTCGGACACTCGAATCATTGCTCGAGGATAGCATCGAGAAACTCTGA
- a CDS encoding HTH domain-containing protein, whose product MSAGESASSPAVALDAADLRVDCYVRSDVPAPIAEIVDGVVGRLESLCEAGRIDEYRVASWPPETGAASAPSRGELVTAFERWADRNGHSIEPGFRRRERPTSPLGAESDAPDERVRVPIVALALSTDGDVTDPTALRGVVPYTERPNAVDERTYTVDEWLSAVESDAVDRDAPAAGRDPSPVLGGQR is encoded by the coding sequence ATGTCGGCCGGTGAGTCCGCTTCATCGCCGGCCGTCGCGCTCGATGCGGCGGATCTCCGGGTCGATTGCTACGTTCGATCCGACGTCCCCGCCCCGATCGCCGAGATCGTCGACGGCGTCGTCGGGCGACTGGAGTCCCTCTGCGAGGCCGGGCGAATCGACGAGTACCGGGTCGCTAGCTGGCCGCCGGAAACGGGCGCCGCGAGCGCGCCGTCGCGGGGCGAACTCGTGACCGCGTTCGAGCGCTGGGCCGACCGGAACGGGCATTCGATCGAGCCGGGATTTCGCCGACGCGAACGTCCGACGTCACCGCTCGGAGCGGAGTCGGACGCCCCGGACGAGCGCGTTCGAGTGCCGATCGTGGCGCTCGCGCTCTCCACGGACGGCGACGTGACGGATCCGACGGCCCTCCGCGGAGTCGTCCCGTATACGGAACGCCCGAACGCCGTCGACGAGCGGACGTACACCGTCGACGAGTGGCTGTCCGCGGTCGAATCCGACGCGGTGGACCGCGACGCGCCCGCCGCGGGACGGGACCCGTCGCCGGTACTGGGGGGACAGCGATGA
- a CDS encoding thiolase family protein, with protein MSSRRQSADGAADRVAVIGASMTEFGQREGEWILDLLAEAGLECLADAGADAGDVDHLYVSNMASGEFEGMTGVMNALAHDLGAMPAYTQRIDQTSSSGGAGIYAAWQSIASGASDVTLLVGGEKMTHRTTGESTDIIASVTHPAEYKHGVTLPSFAGLTARNYLERFDAPRESLAWVAAKNHKNGVDNPHAQFQKEVDVETILESPIIADPLRLYDFCPVTDGSAALLLCSEETAREYTDDYVVIAGVDGATDTHVVHEREDPTVMGGVVESGKGAYEMSGYGPDDIDVAELHDMFTILEFLQMEGLGFAEQGEAWKLIEDGYTERDTGELPINTSGGLKSKGHPLGASGIAQGVEIYEQLVGEAGPRQVDADVGLCCNVGGFGNCVITTIMEATR; from the coding sequence ATGTCGTCCCGACGGCAGTCCGCCGACGGAGCGGCGGATCGCGTGGCGGTGATCGGCGCATCGATGACGGAGTTCGGACAACGCGAAGGGGAGTGGATCCTCGACCTCCTCGCGGAAGCCGGACTGGAGTGTCTCGCGGACGCGGGTGCCGACGCCGGCGACGTCGACCACCTGTACGTCTCGAACATGGCCAGCGGCGAATTCGAGGGGATGACGGGCGTGATGAACGCCCTCGCTCACGACCTCGGTGCGATGCCGGCGTACACGCAACGAATCGATCAGACGAGTTCCAGCGGCGGCGCGGGCATCTACGCCGCCTGGCAGTCGATCGCCAGCGGCGCCAGCGACGTGACCCTGCTCGTCGGCGGGGAGAAGATGACCCATCGGACGACCGGCGAGTCGACCGACATCATCGCCTCGGTCACTCACCCCGCCGAGTACAAACACGGCGTCACGCTGCCCTCCTTCGCCGGGCTAACGGCACGCAACTACCTCGAGCGGTTCGACGCGCCCCGAGAGAGCCTCGCGTGGGTCGCCGCCAAAAACCACAAGAACGGCGTCGATAACCCTCACGCGCAGTTCCAAAAAGAAGTCGACGTCGAGACGATCCTCGAGTCGCCGATCATCGCGGATCCGCTGCGGCTGTACGACTTCTGTCCGGTCACCGACGGCTCGGCGGCCCTCCTGCTCTGTTCCGAGGAGACCGCCCGGGAGTACACCGACGACTACGTCGTCATTGCGGGCGTCGACGGCGCGACGGACACCCACGTCGTCCACGAGCGGGAGGATCCAACCGTGATGGGCGGCGTCGTCGAGAGCGGCAAGGGCGCCTACGAGATGAGCGGCTACGGTCCCGACGACATCGACGTCGCCGAACTCCACGACATGTTCACTATCCTCGAGTTCCTCCAGATGGAGGGACTGGGCTTCGCCGAACAGGGCGAGGCCTGGAAACTCATCGAGGACGGCTACACCGAGCGCGACACGGGCGAACTGCCGATTAACACCTCGGGCGGACTCAAGTCGAAGGGCCACCCGCTGGGTGCCAGCGGGATCGCACAGGGCGTCGAGATCTACGAACAGCTCGTCGGCGAGGCCGGCCCGCGGCAGGTCGACGCCGACGTCGGGCTCTGCTGTAACGTCGGCGGCTTCGGCAACTGCGTTATCACCACCATCATGGAGGCAACACGATGA
- a CDS encoding OB-fold domain-containing protein, translating into MTMEATRYDDGSISYPGHPRGPGGAEPVETIDLSEYTGEVVTWTTSTATPPGVREPNTLAIVEFDIEGETVRALGQVTTDDVETGDEVEPVYVEELREPGAGIREPESQDWDGYRFEPV; encoded by the coding sequence ATGACCATGGAAGCGACCCGCTACGACGACGGCTCGATCAGTTATCCCGGCCATCCGCGCGGTCCAGGCGGCGCGGAACCTGTCGAGACGATCGATCTCAGCGAGTACACCGGCGAAGTCGTCACGTGGACGACGAGCACAGCGACGCCACCGGGCGTCCGCGAACCGAACACGCTCGCTATCGTCGAGTTCGATATCGAGGGCGAGACGGTCCGCGCGCTCGGCCAGGTGACCACCGACGACGTCGAGACCGGCGACGAAGTCGAACCCGTCTACGTCGAGGAACTCCGCGAACCCGGCGCCGGCATCCGCGAACCCGAGAGCCAGGACTGGGACGGCTACCGGTTCGAGCCCGTCTGA
- a CDS encoding metal-dependent hydrolase yields MWPWGHLAIAYLCYSIARYRLRDRPPRALPVIALAIGSQFPDLIDKPFAWSFEILPGGRTLTHSVFVAALLLPSVYLLARRFDRPDAGVAFVVGHVSHLLADIPPNAILTADASQLTFLVWPLLPPPPYEEVDGILAGFLRYSMGWYEWAQLGLALVALLVWYRDGRPGLGYVRRSVTIITRKTA; encoded by the coding sequence ATGTGGCCCTGGGGACACCTCGCCATCGCGTACCTGTGCTACTCGATCGCCCGATATCGACTCCGCGACCGCCCGCCGCGCGCGCTGCCGGTGATCGCGCTGGCGATCGGGTCGCAGTTCCCCGATCTGATCGATAAGCCGTTCGCGTGGTCGTTCGAGATCCTCCCCGGCGGACGGACGCTCACCCATTCCGTGTTCGTCGCCGCGTTGTTGCTCCCGTCCGTCTACCTCCTCGCGCGCCGATTCGACCGACCCGACGCCGGCGTCGCGTTCGTCGTCGGCCACGTCTCGCATCTGCTCGCGGACATCCCGCCGAACGCGATCCTCACGGCCGACGCGTCCCAGTTGACGTTCCTCGTCTGGCCGCTGCTCCCACCGCCGCCCTACGAGGAGGTCGACGGGATCCTCGCGGGCTTCCTGCGCTACTCGATGGGGTGGTACGAGTGGGCGCAACTCGGCCTCGCGCTCGTCGCTCTCCTCGTCTGGTATCGCGACGGACGGCCCGGGCTCGGCTACGTTCGCCGAAGCGTTACGATAATCACGCGAAAAACGGCGTAA
- a CDS encoding metal-dependent hydrolase — MADGLTHVLIAYALATLLSVRYPWITARLATVAMVGGMLPDLNRLKWVVPPETVEAAIGASFSWRPMHSVGGVAVVICIASLTVRAEYRRAVALLLALGALSHLVLDLLLVPPAGTYQYLWPLTSAEVVFPGFYSSRDRWVAPVAILLALAARSVVRRHSRSRSLERESRESPMPADG, encoded by the coding sequence GTGGCCGACGGTCTGACACACGTGCTGATCGCCTACGCGCTCGCGACGCTGCTCTCGGTGCGGTACCCGTGGATCACGGCGCGGCTGGCGACCGTCGCGATGGTCGGCGGGATGCTCCCCGACCTGAATCGGCTGAAGTGGGTCGTCCCGCCGGAGACGGTCGAAGCGGCGATCGGCGCGTCGTTCTCCTGGCGGCCGATGCACTCGGTCGGCGGCGTGGCGGTCGTGATCTGTATCGCCTCGCTGACCGTCCGCGCGGAGTACCGGCGGGCGGTCGCGCTCCTGCTCGCGCTCGGGGCGCTGTCGCACTTGGTTCTCGATCTCCTGTTGGTGCCGCCGGCGGGCACCTACCAGTACCTCTGGCCGCTCACGAGTGCCGAGGTCGTCTTCCCGGGGTTCTACAGCAGCCGGGATCGGTGGGTTGCCCCCGTCGCGATCCTGCTGGCCCTCGCGGCTCGATCGGTCGTCCGTCGTCACTCTCGCTCTCGGTCGCTCGAGCGCGAGTCACGCGAGTCGCCGATGCCGGCGGACGGGTGA
- a CDS encoding HVO_0758 family zinc finger protein, which translates to MKSVRKALRDGELEKDTYDRLVCGDCEKALKTENDPDQIKTIRICPECDAEWKEIR; encoded by the coding sequence ATGAAATCAGTCCGGAAGGCACTCCGCGACGGCGAACTCGAGAAGGACACCTACGACCGGCTCGTCTGTGGCGACTGCGAGAAGGCCCTGAAGACCGAAAACGACCCGGACCAGATCAAGACGATCCGCATCTGTCCGGAGTGCGACGCCGAGTGGAAGGAAATCCGCTGA
- a CDS encoding glycosyl transferase family 2 — translation MEYVQERIATLHEFGGTAGRDGDLARAAADAVAETAVVVPMTAREHENPAAERVLSELESLDPSPAAVFVPVRADANEIDSFRGWLESFALPIRVLWCNSPRVDALLADAGLDGEFGKGRDVWLALGPAADAGEYVVVHDADARSYEAGHVPRLLAPLTMDYAFSKGYYARVEDGRLYGRLFRLFYAPLVRALADRHDAPILDYLRAFRYPLAGEFAATAALARRLRAPRAWGLEVGTLGDAFDAAGFDGAAQVDLGRHEHDHRAVAGETGLEGMSREVAGELLRVVEERGVDPDYETLQERYLAAGERLIEQYRADAAFNGLTYDSAAERDQLARYAGSIAPPDPDRRLPPWTDAPVTPEAIVSATLAIRNA, via the coding sequence ATGGAGTACGTTCAGGAGCGGATCGCGACGCTCCACGAGTTCGGCGGGACCGCCGGCCGCGACGGCGACCTCGCCCGCGCGGCCGCCGACGCCGTCGCAGAGACGGCCGTCGTCGTTCCGATGACCGCCCGCGAACACGAGAACCCCGCCGCCGAACGCGTTCTCTCGGAACTCGAGTCCCTCGACCCCTCCCCGGCCGCCGTCTTCGTTCCCGTCCGCGCCGACGCCAACGAGATCGACTCCTTTCGCGGCTGGCTCGAGTCGTTCGCGCTGCCGATCCGCGTCCTGTGGTGTAACTCGCCCCGAGTCGACGCCCTGCTGGCCGACGCGGGGCTGGACGGCGAGTTCGGCAAGGGCCGGGACGTCTGGCTCGCGCTCGGGCCCGCCGCCGACGCCGGCGAGTACGTCGTCGTCCACGACGCCGACGCCAGGAGCTACGAGGCCGGCCACGTCCCGCGCCTGCTCGCCCCGCTGACGATGGACTACGCCTTCTCGAAGGGGTACTACGCCCGCGTCGAGGACGGCCGACTCTACGGGCGGCTCTTCCGGCTGTTCTACGCGCCGCTCGTTCGCGCGCTCGCTGACCGCCACGACGCGCCAATCCTCGACTACCTCCGGGCCTTCCGGTACCCGCTGGCCGGCGAGTTCGCCGCCACGGCCGCCCTCGCCCGTCGGCTCCGCGCGCCGCGGGCCTGGGGCCTCGAGGTCGGAACCCTCGGCGACGCCTTCGACGCGGCCGGCTTCGACGGCGCCGCGCAGGTCGACCTCGGGCGCCACGAACACGACCACCGCGCGGTCGCCGGCGAGACCGGCCTCGAGGGAATGAGCCGCGAGGTGGCCGGAGAGCTGCTGCGCGTCGTCGAGGAGCGCGGCGTCGACCCCGACTACGAGACCCTCCAGGAGCGGTACCTCGCGGCCGGCGAGCGGCTGATCGAGCAGTACCGCGCCGACGCGGCGTTCAACGGGCTCACCTACGATTCCGCGGCCGAACGGGACCAGCTCGCCCGCTACGCCGGCTCGATCGCGCCGCCCGACCCCGACCGCCGGCTGCCGCCGTGGACGGACGCGCCGGTGACGCCCGAGGCGATCGTCTCGGCCACGCTGGCGATCCGCAACGCCTAA
- a CDS encoding DUF7109 family protein, with amino-acid sequence MDATADELAGVVDLFGGLTRAELERALSEAAFRADGQSVDEAALETAIEDALESFALIRHEQTVDGERRSLLVAGPTAFPSVPDHAEDVPHILDVDRRRLDREALGETAREQFTDAVEAAEAADDEDRIRHLIDVSYDVEAWSPVELAAERERLEAALE; translated from the coding sequence ATGGACGCGACTGCGGACGAACTGGCGGGCGTCGTCGACCTCTTCGGCGGGCTGACCCGCGCGGAACTCGAGCGGGCGCTCTCCGAGGCGGCGTTCCGGGCGGACGGCCAGTCCGTCGACGAGGCGGCCCTCGAGACGGCGATCGAGGACGCCCTCGAGTCGTTCGCGCTCATTCGTCACGAGCAGACCGTCGACGGCGAGCGCCGGTCGCTGCTGGTCGCCGGGCCGACGGCGTTCCCGTCGGTGCCGGACCACGCCGAGGACGTCCCGCACATCCTCGACGTCGACCGGCGGCGGCTGGACCGTGAGGCACTCGGCGAGACGGCCCGCGAGCAGTTCACCGACGCCGTCGAGGCGGCCGAAGCGGCCGACGACGAGGACCGGATCCGACACCTGATCGACGTCAGCTACGACGTCGAGGCCTGGTCCCCGGTCGAACTCGCGGCCGAACGGGAGCGACTGGAAGCCGCCCTCGAGTGA
- a CDS encoding NUDIX hydrolase, with protein sequence MSQPTMNLEPVADHAPLEIDDQERDAAVLAPIIERGGEDHLLFTRRADHLGEHPGQMSFPGGGAEPFDDSILDTALREANEEIGLRSDEVEIVGRLDDIRTITEYAVTPFVGRVPDREYVGDGHEVAEIVVLPLSGLLDPDNYEYERRDHPYYGDIVIHYFHVDGYTVWGATGRILVQLLELTTDFEPPERVERSQ encoded by the coding sequence ATGTCACAGCCGACGATGAACCTCGAGCCGGTCGCCGACCACGCGCCCCTCGAGATCGACGACCAGGAACGCGACGCGGCCGTCCTCGCGCCGATCATCGAGCGCGGCGGCGAGGACCACCTGCTCTTCACGCGGCGGGCCGACCACCTCGGCGAGCACCCCGGCCAGATGAGCTTTCCCGGCGGCGGCGCCGAACCGTTCGACGACTCCATTCTCGACACCGCGCTCCGCGAGGCCAACGAGGAGATCGGGCTCCGATCCGACGAGGTCGAGATCGTCGGCCGACTCGACGATATCCGAACGATTACGGAGTACGCCGTCACGCCGTTCGTCGGTCGCGTCCCCGACCGCGAGTACGTCGGCGACGGCCACGAGGTCGCCGAGATCGTCGTCCTCCCGCTGTCCGGCCTGCTCGATCCGGACAACTACGAGTACGAACGGCGCGACCACCCCTACTACGGCGACATCGTCATCCACTACTTCCACGTCGACGGCTACACCGTCTGGGGGGCGACCGGGCGCATCCTCGTCCAGCTGCTCGAGTTGACGACCGACTTCGAACCGCCCGAGCGGGTCGAACGCTCGCAGTGA
- a CDS encoding DUF502 domain-containing protein yields MSSVKGDFGRGLIVVGPVLVTLYLAYYLYSFIAGVTPGLLLNAETLEAIVPGLGEYARARLAGFLRVATFVGFLALAMYVIGQMTDTTTGGILEGVVDYVANRVPVIRVVYNASKTATETTFGAGETLQTPVRVETWDGVWMTAFKTGQRTPDGRATLFLPTSPNISSGYVLEVSPDDFTELDETLEEALTRVVSGGFGDADTAEDLEDTSLTVVGQLESDGTREGDQ; encoded by the coding sequence ATGAGTTCGGTCAAGGGGGATTTCGGACGTGGCCTCATCGTCGTCGGCCCCGTCCTCGTGACGCTGTACCTCGCTTACTACCTCTACTCGTTCATCGCGGGCGTGACGCCGGGACTCCTGCTCAACGCGGAGACCCTCGAGGCGATCGTGCCCGGACTCGGCGAGTACGCGCGCGCCCGGCTCGCCGGCTTCCTCCGGGTCGCAACGTTCGTCGGGTTCCTCGCCCTCGCGATGTACGTCATCGGGCAGATGACGGACACCACGACCGGCGGCATCTTGGAGGGGGTCGTCGACTACGTCGCGAATCGGGTGCCGGTCATCCGCGTCGTCTACAACGCCTCGAAGACCGCCACCGAGACGACGTTCGGCGCGGGCGAGACCCTCCAGACGCCGGTCAGGGTCGAGACCTGGGACGGCGTCTGGATGACCGCGTTCAAGACCGGCCAGCGGACGCCCGACGGCCGCGCGACCCTCTTTCTCCCGACGTCGCCGAACATCTCGTCGGGCTACGTCCTCGAGGTCTCGCCCGACGATTTCACTGAACTCGACGAGACGCTCGAGGAAGCGCTCACGCGGGTGGTCAGCGGCGGCTTCGGCGACGCGGATACCGCCGAGGACCTCGAGGACACGTCGCTGACCGTCGTCGGGCAACTCGAGTCCGACGGGACGCGCGAGGGCGATCAGTAA
- a CDS encoding DUF7388 family protein → MLTTSTVTRAGLDAIALKPAECDVSDGASLPVETIAIDYEGREHLPAPETLASLSEETDVLVTTPVRADGFDPLGDDSLTAELPDAVGRVLVAGHPAYLTAEERERAVAPRLGAALETDPDAWVGTESVERIAMATGATQYELLSRTTERDLQALRAAGFDGEISVYAPTVLTEDDDAVLNAVGAYVARRRPVTRALPEDAPTDATATSRARDVLLEAATDYALVGAPDEVRARIDALHEAGATTIVGYPARGLELFLD, encoded by the coding sequence ATGTTGACCACGAGCACCGTCACCCGTGCCGGACTGGACGCGATCGCGCTGAAACCCGCGGAGTGTGACGTCTCGGACGGCGCGTCGCTCCCGGTCGAGACGATCGCGATCGACTACGAGGGCCGCGAGCACCTGCCCGCCCCAGAGACGCTCGCTTCCCTCTCGGAGGAGACCGACGTCCTGGTGACGACGCCCGTCCGCGCCGACGGCTTCGATCCGCTGGGCGACGACTCGCTGACCGCCGAACTCCCCGACGCCGTCGGGCGAGTCCTCGTCGCGGGCCACCCCGCCTACCTCACCGCCGAGGAACGCGAGCGGGCCGTCGCGCCGCGACTCGGCGCCGCCCTCGAGACCGATCCCGACGCCTGGGTCGGCACCGAGAGCGTCGAACGGATCGCGATGGCGACCGGCGCGACCCAGTACGAACTGCTCTCGCGGACGACCGAGCGCGACCTGCAGGCGTTACGGGCGGCCGGCTTCGACGGCGAGATCTCCGTCTACGCCCCGACGGTGCTCACCGAGGACGACGACGCCGTGCTCAACGCCGTCGGCGCCTACGTCGCCCGCCGCCGCCCGGTCACGCGAGCCCTCCCCGAGGACGCCCCGACCGACGCGACCGCGACCAGCCGCGCTCGAGACGTGTTGCTCGAGGCGGCCACCGACTACGCGCTCGTCGGCGCTCCCGACGAGGTGCGCGCCCGGATCGACGCCCTGCACGAGGCCGGCGCGACGACGATCGTCGGCTACCCCGCGCGGGGCCTCGAGCTATTCCTCGACTAA
- a CDS encoding NAD(P)/FAD-dependent oxidoreductase: protein MTDIDDDPEIAVGADAFTQQGAGLEVAVVGGGAVGATTAYDLAREGADVTLYEKDRIASGSSGRAAGICYDAFADPLDAEIASDAIERFRALSGDETFPFAECPYVWLAREGDTDRADAIRDQVERMQENGVVALEADGDALADRFDALRTDDVAVAGIAGAAGYTDPAKYTACLAAAADGAGATLAPGTPVDVEIDPARVVLEDGTEPEVDAVVVAAGAHTKSLLADAGLSIAMKPYRVQALIADADVDEPMCYDASESFYLRPHPDGLLAGDGTEYVEGDPDDYDRDADPDFADDLLERVRHRLPDADLDLERTWAGLCTATPDRDPLVGELEDGIYVATGFQGHGFMRAPAIGQRLAEQVVGGEGIDAFDPTRFDGDESFEIVDGMAVESET, encoded by the coding sequence ATGACCGACATCGACGACGATCCGGAGATCGCGGTCGGCGCCGACGCCTTCACCCAACAGGGCGCCGGCCTCGAGGTCGCCGTCGTCGGCGGCGGCGCCGTCGGCGCGACGACGGCCTACGACCTCGCCCGCGAGGGCGCCGACGTGACCCTCTATGAGAAGGACCGAATCGCGAGCGGCTCGAGCGGCCGGGCGGCGGGAATCTGTTACGACGCCTTCGCGGACCCCCTCGACGCCGAGATCGCCAGCGACGCGATCGAACGCTTTCGGGCGCTCTCGGGCGACGAAACCTTCCCCTTTGCCGAGTGTCCCTACGTCTGGCTCGCCCGCGAGGGCGATACGGACCGCGCAGACGCCATCCGCGACCAGGTCGAGCGGATGCAGGAAAACGGCGTCGTTGCCCTCGAGGCCGACGGCGACGCGCTCGCGGACCGCTTCGACGCGCTGCGAACCGACGACGTCGCCGTCGCGGGCATTGCCGGCGCGGCAGGCTATACCGACCCCGCGAAGTACACCGCCTGTCTGGCCGCCGCGGCCGACGGTGCGGGCGCGACGCTCGCCCCCGGGACGCCGGTCGACGTCGAAATTGACCCCGCGCGAGTCGTCCTCGAGGACGGCACCGAACCCGAGGTCGACGCGGTGGTCGTGGCCGCCGGAGCCCACACGAAGTCCCTCCTCGCGGACGCCGGGCTCTCGATCGCGATGAAACCCTACCGCGTGCAGGCGCTGATCGCCGACGCCGACGTCGACGAACCGATGTGTTACGACGCGAGCGAGTCGTTCTATCTGCGGCCCCATCCCGACGGCCTCCTCGCGGGCGACGGCACGGAGTACGTCGAGGGCGACCCCGACGACTACGACCGCGACGCGGATCCCGACTTCGCCGACGACCTGCTCGAGCGCGTTCGCCACCGGCTTCCCGACGCCGACCTCGACCTCGAGCGGACCTGGGCCGGCCTCTGTACGGCGACGCCCGACCGCGACCCGCTGGTCGGCGAACTCGAGGACGGGATCTACGTCGCGACGGGGTTCCAGGGCCACGGCTTCATGCGCGCGCCGGCGATCGGACAGCGACTCGCAGAACAGGTGGTGGGCGGGGAAGGAATCGACGCGTTCGATCCGACCCGGTTCGACGGCGACGAGTCGTTCGAGATCGTCGACGGAATGGCAGTCGAGTCAGAGACGTAA
- a CDS encoding Hsp20/alpha crystallin family protein, whose protein sequence is MGLSDLRKSVGSVLYRQVGRANGHVQNHRTLPVDVLETETAYRVVFDAPGAEPDDVQVRYLGGNVKIQIDRFRQYHEGYEMRFPGRGMELNGEAELPDDAVVDADSGTATLTEAGTLRIDIPKDVAVDGDATDATEPGELTADD, encoded by the coding sequence GTGGGTCTGAGTGACCTCCGGAAATCAGTCGGCAGCGTCCTCTACCGACAGGTCGGTCGCGCGAACGGACACGTCCAGAATCACCGCACGCTCCCCGTCGACGTGCTCGAAACCGAGACCGCCTACCGGGTCGTCTTCGACGCGCCGGGCGCCGAACCCGACGACGTCCAGGTTCGGTATCTCGGCGGAAATGTCAAGATCCAGATCGATCGCTTCCGCCAGTACCACGAGGGCTACGAGATGCGGTTCCCTGGTCGCGGAATGGAACTCAACGGCGAAGCGGAGCTACCCGACGACGCGGTCGTCGACGCCGACTCGGGGACGGCGACGCTGACCGAAGCCGGCACGCTGCGGATCGATATCCCGAAAGACGTCGCCGTCGACGGCGACGCGACCGACGCCACCGAACCGGGCGAACTCACCGCCGACGACTGA
- a CDS encoding DUF7559 family protein: MPPTEEIVCTAEDCFLDIFENHYTYDVPDDLEVTDLACPACGGTDCLERVEL, translated from the coding sequence ATGCCACCGACCGAGGAGATCGTCTGTACCGCGGAGGATTGCTTTCTCGACATTTTCGAGAACCACTACACGTACGACGTCCCCGACGACCTCGAGGTGACCGACCTCGCCTGTCCGGCCTGCGGGGGGACGGACTGCCTCGAGCGGGTCGAACTGTAG